The following proteins come from a genomic window of Macadamia integrifolia cultivar HAES 741 unplaced genomic scaffold, SCU_Mint_v3 scaffold1515, whole genome shotgun sequence:
- the LOC122064086 gene encoding transcription factor LRL1-like isoform X2, whose translation MDEFIDNLLSSSSWSDVNATEKSWFCSGSAQTNGLLPDSISLIPSNQLIENLAAQGASTVLVGGGSNCVSGMGLVHREEVLHVAGSSAKSPSAMPESDSVGSNSNELSACQQALGDSSIAQLWPSPSYMTAPSSTPVLGQDKLQGLGLQEEFVDTDNSFLGSKYLGDDKILKMENLPAPVSINGQDELHNDHLASFVTGSLITMPVTDGFQSQLEMLKGPPSQSATTVGGCNGAVKPRVRARRGQATDPHSIAERLRREKIAERMKNLQELVPNSNKADKASMLDEIIEYVKFLQLQVKVLSMSRLGAAGAVVPLITDGQAEGSSGIRLSSSTDQAADPSKSVDNIAFEQEVAKLMESNVTTAMQYLQSKGLCLMPIALATAISGGKPSMSPIFGEVKIPSLNHGLVPHNNSTLGTGAGLMSSGGEILTRDNSVGIFNKQGITTNGCNVVNQEEMNASCNTTEPKPEA comes from the exons ATGGATGAATTTATCGATAACCTATTGTCATCCTCATCATGGTCAGATGTGAATGCAACTGAAAAATCTTGGTTTTGCAGTGGATCTGCTCAAACCAATGGGTTACTTCCTGATTCTATAAGCTTGATTCCCTCTAATCAACTTATTGAGAATTTAGCTGCACAGGGTGCTTCAACTGTCCTTGTTGGTGGTGGTTCCAACTGTGTTTCTGGTATGGGTTTAGTTCACAGGGAAGAGGTGCTTCATGTGGCTGGCAGTTCGGCTAAGTCACCTAGTGCAATGCCAGAGTCTGATTCTGTTGGAAGCAACAGCAACGAACTATCTGCATGTCAACAAGCCCTTGGAGATTCTTCGATTGCACAGCTGTGGCCTTCACCATCATACATGACTGCTCCTTCCTCCACTCCTGTCTTAGGACAAGATAAATTACAAGGGCTTGGTTTGCAAGAAGAATTTGTAGATACTGATAATAGTTTTTTGGGGAGCAAGTACCTGGGGGATGATAAAATtctgaaaatggaaaatttgcCTGCACCAGTGTCAATAAAT GGGCAAGATGAGCTACACAATGATCATTTGGCCTCTTTTGTCACTGGGTCCCTGATAACAATGCCAGTAACAGATGGGTTTCAGTCTCAATTGGAGATGCTAAAA GGTCCTCCCTCTCAGTCAGCCACCACAGTTGGGGGTTGTAATGGAGCTGTAAAGCCTCGTGTTAGAGCACGCCGTGGTCAGGCCACTGATCCACACAGTATTGCTGAGCGG CTTCGGAGAGAAAAAATTGCTGAAAGAATGAAGAATTTGCAAGAGCTTGTTCCAAATTCTAACAAG GCAGATAAGGCATCAATGCTGGATGAAATTATTGAGTATGTCAAATTTCTTCAGCTTCAAGTCAAG GTTTTAAGCATGAGCAGGCTGGGAGCAGCAGGGGCAGTTGTTCCTCTCATCACTGATGGTCAAGCTGAG GGATCAAGTGGTATTCGACTATCGTCATCAACTGATCAGGCAGCTGATCCATCGAAATCCGTAGACAATATCGCCTTTGAGCAGGAAGTGGCAAAACTGATGGAATCCAATGTCACAACAGCCATGCAATATCTTCAGAGCAAAGGACTCTGTCTCATGCCGATTGCTCTTGCAACTGCCATTTCTGGTGGCAAACCATCGATGAGTCCTATTTTTGGTGAGGTGAAGATACCCAGCTTGAACCATGGCCTTGTTCCTCATAACAACAGCACACTTGGTACTGGGGCTGGGCTAATGTCCTCTGGTGGTGAGATTTTGACCAGGGACAACTCAGTGGGGATCTTCAATAAACAAGGCATCACAACCAATGGTTGCAATGTTGTCAATCAAGAAGAGATGAACGCTTCATGCAATACAACAGAACCGAAACCTGAGGCATAG
- the LOC122064086 gene encoding uncharacterized protein LOC122064086 isoform X1 gives MDEFIDNLLSSSSWSDVNATEKSWFCSGSAQTNGLLPDSISLIPSNQLIENLAAQGASTVLVGGGSNCVSGMGLVHREEVLHVAGSSAKSPSAMPESDSVGSNSNELSACQQALGDSSIAQLWPSPSYMTAPSSTPVLGQDKLQGLGLQEEFVDTDNSFLGSKYLGDDKILKMENLPAPVSINGQDELHNDHLASFVTGSLITMPVTDGFQSQLEMLKLSHLSEGNYMKQYTYQGPPSQSATTVGGCNGAVKPRVRARRGQATDPHSIAERLRREKIAERMKNLQELVPNSNKADKASMLDEIIEYVKFLQLQVKVLSMSRLGAAGAVVPLITDGQAEGSSGIRLSSSTDQAADPSKSVDNIAFEQEVAKLMESNVTTAMQYLQSKGLCLMPIALATAISGGKPSMSPIFGEVKIPSLNHGLVPHNNSTLGTGAGLMSSGGEILTRDNSVGIFNKQGITTNGCNVVNQEEMNASCNTTEPKPEA, from the exons ATGGATGAATTTATCGATAACCTATTGTCATCCTCATCATGGTCAGATGTGAATGCAACTGAAAAATCTTGGTTTTGCAGTGGATCTGCTCAAACCAATGGGTTACTTCCTGATTCTATAAGCTTGATTCCCTCTAATCAACTTATTGAGAATTTAGCTGCACAGGGTGCTTCAACTGTCCTTGTTGGTGGTGGTTCCAACTGTGTTTCTGGTATGGGTTTAGTTCACAGGGAAGAGGTGCTTCATGTGGCTGGCAGTTCGGCTAAGTCACCTAGTGCAATGCCAGAGTCTGATTCTGTTGGAAGCAACAGCAACGAACTATCTGCATGTCAACAAGCCCTTGGAGATTCTTCGATTGCACAGCTGTGGCCTTCACCATCATACATGACTGCTCCTTCCTCCACTCCTGTCTTAGGACAAGATAAATTACAAGGGCTTGGTTTGCAAGAAGAATTTGTAGATACTGATAATAGTTTTTTGGGGAGCAAGTACCTGGGGGATGATAAAATtctgaaaatggaaaatttgcCTGCACCAGTGTCAATAAAT GGGCAAGATGAGCTACACAATGATCATTTGGCCTCTTTTGTCACTGGGTCCCTGATAACAATGCCAGTAACAGATGGGTTTCAGTCTCAATTGGAGATGCTAAAA TTGTCACACTTGAGTGAAGGAAATTACATGAAGCAGTATACATACCAGGGTCCTCCCTCTCAGTCAGCCACCACAGTTGGGGGTTGTAATGGAGCTGTAAAGCCTCGTGTTAGAGCACGCCGTGGTCAGGCCACTGATCCACACAGTATTGCTGAGCGG CTTCGGAGAGAAAAAATTGCTGAAAGAATGAAGAATTTGCAAGAGCTTGTTCCAAATTCTAACAAG GCAGATAAGGCATCAATGCTGGATGAAATTATTGAGTATGTCAAATTTCTTCAGCTTCAAGTCAAG GTTTTAAGCATGAGCAGGCTGGGAGCAGCAGGGGCAGTTGTTCCTCTCATCACTGATGGTCAAGCTGAG GGATCAAGTGGTATTCGACTATCGTCATCAACTGATCAGGCAGCTGATCCATCGAAATCCGTAGACAATATCGCCTTTGAGCAGGAAGTGGCAAAACTGATGGAATCCAATGTCACAACAGCCATGCAATATCTTCAGAGCAAAGGACTCTGTCTCATGCCGATTGCTCTTGCAACTGCCATTTCTGGTGGCAAACCATCGATGAGTCCTATTTTTGGTGAGGTGAAGATACCCAGCTTGAACCATGGCCTTGTTCCTCATAACAACAGCACACTTGGTACTGGGGCTGGGCTAATGTCCTCTGGTGGTGAGATTTTGACCAGGGACAACTCAGTGGGGATCTTCAATAAACAAGGCATCACAACCAATGGTTGCAATGTTGTCAATCAAGAAGAGATGAACGCTTCATGCAATACAACAGAACCGAAACCTGAGGCATAG
- the LOC122064078 gene encoding AT-rich interactive domain-containing protein 4, with the protein MMFHAQGPSKNTCSLLAVLCGKIPDYKQKQENSEDHPRYPFPELVSSGRLEVQTLTNPTIDEFRRVFDSLEPSFVYLKGEQLSNEEEIGSLVWGDVDLSSPEAISAVFGSTLPSTVYLEIPNGEKLAEALYSKGVPYVIYWKNAFSCYAACHFRHALISVVQSSCSHTWDAFQLANASFRLFCVRNNHVLPANSHKVSGKLGPRLLGEPPKINISPPEKDAMEEEEEGSNGSLPAIKIYDDDVSMRFLICGLPCKLDAFLLGSLEDGLNALLSIELRGSKLHNRVSAPPPPLQAGTFSRGVVTMRCDFSTCSSAHISLLVSGSAQTCFDDQLLENHIKNELIEKSQLVHALPSCEENKPPLSEPRNSASIACGATVFEVCMKVPTWAAQVLKQLAPDVSYRSLVTLGIASIQGSSVASFEKDDAERFLFFCTRLGKDLPPNKSIPSNPPRWLKSPEPGRKRSEPCLGTTDVIHSRMVAENGATFTKIEDENEEFRSIDEVCMPSAPVRQKLKIAAMRPIPHTRQHKMLPFLGIPEADGNDGGQAKPNLAIVPSTKHNFAGPTPATHRKSFSSSYQAQQIISLNPLPLKKHGCGRCPIQVCSEEEFLRDVMQFLILRGHTRLVPQGGLAEFPEAILNAKRLDLYNLYREVVSRGGFHVGNGINWKGQVFSKMRNHTLTNRMTGVGNTLKRHYETYLLEYELAHDDVDGECCLLCHSSAAGDWVNCGICGEWAHFGCDRRQGLGAFKDYAKTDGLEYICPHCSITNFRSKPQKTANGFA; encoded by the exons ATGATGTTTCATGCTCAAGGTCCTTCAAAAAATACCTGTAGCCTCCTTGCAGTTCTCTGTGGAAAGATCCCCGATTATAAGCAAAAGCAGGAGAATTCAGAGGATCACCCAAGATACCCTTTTCCAGAACTTGTCTCTTCCGGGCGTCTAGAG GTTCAAACATTGACAAATCCGACAATTGATGAATTCAGGCGCGTTTTTGATTCATTAGAGCCAAGTTTTGTCTACTTGAAAGGAGAGCAGCTTTCAAATGAGGAAGAGATAGGTTCTCTGGTTTGGGGTGACGTTGACTTATCAAGTCCTGAAGCAATATCTGCGGTGTTTGGTTCAACATTACCCTCTACT GTTTATTTGGAGATCCCAAATGGAGAAAAATTGGCAGAGGCACTTTACTCTAAG GGTGTTCCATATGTGATATATTGGAAGAATGCTTTTTCTTGTTATGCAGCCTGCCATTTTCGCCATGCTTTGATTTCAGTGGTACAGAG TTCCTGTAGTCATACGTGGGATGCATTCCAGCTTGCAAATGCATCCTTTAGGCTCTTTTGTGTACGAAACAACCATGTCTTGCCAGCCAACAGCCATAAGGTTAGTGGTAAGCTGGGACCTCGCCTACTTGGGGAACCTCCTAAAATCAACATCTCTCCTCCGGAAAAGGATGCaatggaagaagaggaggaaggttcGAATGGTTCTCTCCCTgctataaaaatatatgatgatgatgtgagCATGAGGTTTCTCATTTGTGGATTGCCATGCAAATTG GATGCTTTCTTATTAGGATCTTTGGAAGATGGCCTCAATGCTCTGCTGAGCATTGAA CTACGGGGGAGTAAACTACATAATCGGGTTAG cGCCCCACCACCCCCTCTTCAGGCTGGGACATTTTCTCGTGGTGTTGTGACTATGCGATGCGATTTTTCTACCTGTAGTTCTGCTCACATATCACTTTTAGTCTCTGGTAGCGCACAGACTTGTTTTGATGACCAG CTTTTGGAGAATCATATAAAGAATGAGCTTATTGAAAAGAGTCAACTAGTCCATGCATTGCCTAGCTGTGAGGAAAACAAACCACCTCTCTCTGAGCCTCGGAACTCCGCTTCAATAGCTTGTGGGGCCACTGTATTTGAAGTTTGCATGAAGGTCCCAACATGGGCTGCACAG GTCTTGAAGCAGCTAGCACCAGATGTTTCTTACCGTAGCTTGGTGACACTTGGCATAGCTAGCATTCAGGGGTCATCTGTTGCTTCTTTTGAGAAAGATGATGCTGAGcgcttcctcttcttctgtacAAGGCTAGGGAAAGATCTCCCTCCGAACAAATCAATACCTTCTAATCCTCCAAGATGGTTGAAATCACCTGAGCCTGGCCGGAAGAGATCTGAACCATGTCTAGGAACAACAGATGTCATCCATAGTAGAATGGTTGCTGAAAATGGAGCTACTTtcacaaaaatagaagatgaaaatgaagaattcAGATCAATAGATGAGGTCTGCATGCCTTCAGCACCTGTTCgacagaaattgaaaattgcTGCTATGAGGCCCATTCCTCACACTCGGCAGCACAAGATGCTCCCCTTTTTGGGTATTCCTGAGGCAGATGGGAATGATGGAGGACAGGCAAAACCTAACTTAGCAATTGTTCCCTCCACAAAGCATAATTTTGCAGGGCCCACCCCTGCCACACATCGGAAATCATTTTCAAGCTCATATCAAGCTCAGCAGATTATTTCATTGAATCCCTTGCCCCTGAAGAAACATGGCTGTGGAAGGTGTCCAATTCAAGTTTGCTCCGAG GAGGAATTTTTGAGGGATGTCATGCAGTTTCTAATCCTTCGTGGTCATACTCGTCTTGTCCCTCAAGGTGGGTTAGCAGAATTCCCAGAGGCTATACTCAATGCAAAGCGTCTTGATCTCTATAACTTGTATCGAGAG GTGGTTTCAAGAGGAGGCTTTCATGTTGGGAATGGCATCAACTGGAAAGGTCAGGTTTTCTCGAAGATGCGCAATCACACATTGACCAATAGAATGACA GGTGTTGGGAATACTCTAAAAAGGCATTATGAGACATATTTGTTAGAATATGAGCTGGCTCATGATGATGTAGATGGAGAATGTTGCTTGTTGTGTCACAg TAGTGCAGCAGGTGATTGGGTGAATTGTGGCATATGCGGCGAGTGGGCCCACTTTGGCTGTGATAGACGGCAGGGCCTTGGGGCTTTTAAG GACTACGCTAAAACGGATGGCCTGGAGTACATTTGTCCTCACTGCAGCATAACAAATTTCAGGAGCAAACCACAGAAAACTGCAAATGGATTTGCCTAG